A single Dreissena polymorpha isolate Duluth1 chromosome 14, UMN_Dpol_1.0, whole genome shotgun sequence DNA region contains:
- the LOC127857642 gene encoding uncharacterized protein LOC127857642 yields the protein MGNCPCTPKRTSDVEVVIEESASSREDALQNYQFDPRCSFYDPNSNDPDVWVKIVIREMSIRSVVSATSVVSPDNRYDITSSMTSWRWMPPDTSSSSSTDSDMSSTETSSSERTVNSIVKEALVQAELEYSDNVEYCTRDVYDIVPKRPKDDVDDNAVDNSCAWFWCKTHRDEVKIVENPKYVRRINNEVTLNETAPVFECDPHLPNTTCVESYTSKEIESVADALSDVRDTSSSPFRNSLVSSKSSFSLCFSDESISRETQLPVVKSNVTVTSFVKESHVQAELQNDDTQLEPPFHIEDTDEKSENVDYRKGDVDEIDYDNNNEETQNATAAVFDPHTFNATSVESCKSRENESVADALPDVHVEESRRKQSKIAKLLKRFFRRK from the exons ATGGGTAATTGCCCATGCACCCCTAAACGCACAAGTGATGTAGAGGTGGTGATTGAAGAATCGGCTAGCAGCCGAGag GATGCCCTTCAGAATTACCAATTTGACCCGAGGTGTTCCTTCTATGACCCGAACTCCAACGACCCGGATGTGTGGGTTAAAATTGTTATCAGAGAAATGAGCATCCGGTCGGTCGTTTCTGCAACTAGTGTTGTAAGTCCAGATAATAGATATGACATTACGTCAAGTATGACAAGCTGGCGATGGATGCCTCCAGATACGAGCAGCTCAAGCTCAACGGATTCCGACATGAGCTCCACTGAAACGTCGTCGTCGGAGCGGACCGTCAACTCAATTGTAAAAGAAGCTCTCGTACAAGCAGAACTCGAATACTCGGACAACGTTGAATATTGCACTAGGGATGTTTATGATATTGTCCCAAAACGTCCCAAAGATGATGTTGATGACAATGCTGTTGACAATAGCTGCGCCTGGTTTTGGTGTAAAACACACAGAGACGAGGTGAAAATCGTTGAAAACCCGAAATATGTCCGCAGAATCAATAACGAAGTAACACTAAACGAAACAGCTCCAGTTTTTGAATGTGATCCTCACCTGCCGAACACAACATGTGTTGAAAGCTACACGAGTAAAGAAATTGAGAGTGTTGCAGACGCGTTGTCGGATGTTCGGGACACCAGTTCATCTCCCTTTCGGAATTCCCTTGTCTCCTCCAAATCTTCTTTCTCCTTGTGCTTCTCTGACGAAAGTATTTCTCGAGAAACACAGTTACCCGTCGTAAAAAGTAACGTGACTGTCACTTCGTTTGTAAAAGAATCTCACGTACAAGCAGAACTTCAAAATGATGACACTCAATTAGAACCACCCTTCCATATTGAAGATACTGATGAAAAGTCGGAAAACGTTGACTATCGCAAGGGGGATGTTGATGAGattgattatgataataataacgaagaaacacaaaatgcaacagcTGCAGTTTTTGATCCTCACACGTTTAACGCAACAAGTGTTGAAAGCTGCAAGAGTCGGGAAAATGAGAGTGTTGCAGACGCGTTGCCAGATGTTCATGTGGAAGAGAGCAGACGCAAACAGTCAAAAATCGCAAAactgttaaaaagattttttagaagaaaataa